The following are encoded in a window of bacterium genomic DNA:
- a CDS encoding GIY-YIG nuclease family protein, protein MPSSLFDLSAGFSVVDVETTGDKSSIGYVIEIGIVNVRDFKITDTFHSLVKPPIPIPPFITKLTGLTDRDVSSAPVFADIAHKVEAMMEGHYFVAHHVHFDYAFIKSELERLGKYFYKDRFCTVNLSRKMLPQNTKHNLGALIEYFQIPVKARHRALDDAQATAEALIRFLKMPNAEEIFSKYAEQFDRRDKQLERLEHELFKLPNVRGVYMFKDTHDLPLYIGKSNHIRSRILGHVREFDIPRKRRLMKYTDHFDFTPCSSELEALILESRLIKQHQPPYNIQQRARKGYLFIKVTPDPYPRVFQVAEKKADGGHYIGPFRSGKFLDHMLRKLQRHYRLCPELMKERRSPKGFCFAHQLRQCSGACGEAISAEEYREQVEDAMAVLAEYIRIESKENIDSFLKSRDARSPQLVEFRKALRRVRRHMDDNPDAFDEKFLLIQKEDRVGYFIHNGLLSKVLHGEELENPNLLETLSTISTNGLIETPEVLDERMTIQRFVRTHRHKLSIIPIRQYDFAQ, encoded by the coding sequence ATGCCGTCTTCATTATTTGATCTTTCGGCAGGTTTTTCCGTCGTTGATGTCGAAACAACCGGTGATAAAAGCTCCATCGGCTATGTGATTGAGATCGGCATTGTCAATGTACGTGATTTCAAAATTACGGATACGTTCCATTCTTTAGTTAAACCGCCCATTCCGATTCCTCCGTTTATTACCAAACTCACCGGATTAACCGATCGTGACGTTTCAAGTGCACCGGTATTTGCGGACATCGCCCATAAAGTCGAGGCGATGATGGAAGGGCATTATTTTGTCGCACATCATGTGCATTTTGATTATGCCTTTATCAAGTCGGAATTAGAACGCCTCGGTAAATATTTTTACAAAGATCGGTTTTGTACGGTAAACCTCTCTCGAAAAATGCTTCCCCAAAATACCAAACATAATCTCGGCGCTTTGATAGAATATTTTCAAATACCGGTCAAAGCAAGGCACCGGGCTCTAGATGACGCGCAAGCAACAGCAGAAGCGTTGATACGGTTTCTTAAAATGCCTAACGCCGAAGAGATTTTTTCAAAATACGCCGAACAATTTGACCGCCGGGATAAGCAGCTGGAGCGTTTAGAACACGAGTTATTCAAACTCCCCAACGTGCGCGGCGTGTACATGTTCAAAGATACACATGATTTGCCGCTATATATCGGTAAAAGTAACCACATACGCTCACGTATTCTCGGCCATGTACGTGAATTTGACATTCCTCGAAAACGTCGGTTGATGAAATATACCGATCATTTTGACTTTACTCCATGTTCCTCCGAACTCGAAGCACTCATATTAGAATCCCGTCTTATCAAACAACATCAACCGCCTTATAATATCCAGCAACGTGCCCGAAAAGGGTACTTATTCATCAAAGTAACGCCGGATCCATATCCGAGAGTTTTTCAGGTAGCAGAAAAAAAAGCGGACGGCGGTCATTATATAGGACCGTTTCGCTCCGGTAAGTTTCTTGATCATATGTTGCGCAAACTGCAAAGGCACTATCGTTTATGCCCTGAATTAATGAAGGAACGGCGTTCACCGAAAGGATTTTGTTTTGCGCACCAGCTCCGGCAGTGCAGCGGCGCTTGCGGTGAAGCCATCTCCGCCGAAGAATACCGTGAACAAGTCGAAGATGCCATGGCCGTCCTCGCTGAATACATTCGTATCGAAAGTAAAGAAAACATCGATTCCTTTTTAAAGTCACGTGATGCCCGCTCCCCACAATTGGTTGAGTTCAGAAAAGCATTACGGCGTGTTCGAAGACATATGGATGATAATCCGGATGCTTTTGATGAAAAGTTTTTGTTAATCCAAAAGGAAGATCGTGTCGGTTATTTCATTCATAACGGCCTTTTGTCTAAGGTATTACACGGCGAGGAACTTGAAAACCCCAACCTACTTGAAACTCTGTCGACGATATCAACAAACGGTTTGATCGAAACTCCCGAAGTTTTAGATGAACGCATGACTATACAACGTTTTGTACGCACACACCGGCACAAACTCAGCATTATTCCTATCCGGCAATATGATTTCGCTCAATGA
- a CDS encoding DUF4249 family protein: MNKLKFLFYIPLFLITACGESKVSIDNINYKPKIVIRGLIFPGQPVSGISITRNLPIREQQLTLDQLIIADAKVVITNLSSTVTDTLVFDPITATYYDPEHNFSIQHNTSYKLVVAAQIDGKNLNATSVTKVPQQGFYIIEESSLLDSLYYRERDEKDSIRTFTVRFERSVNAETYLMSMNALDADTSTYVYSPVNPYSDLKPSDVLKDLDDFKYSTQWSSLFENQPGQSEMSVFWFFLSFYGRYQMVVYAADENYSDFINTYDQVQDIDGNYDEPVFHIDGDGIGVFGSAIADTVYFKVLKP, encoded by the coding sequence ATGAATAAGCTTAAGTTTTTATTTTATATACCCTTATTTCTGATTACGGCTTGTGGTGAGAGTAAAGTTTCAATAGATAACATCAATTATAAACCTAAGATCGTTATCCGGGGGTTGATTTTTCCGGGGCAACCTGTTTCCGGTATAAGTATAACTCGCAACCTGCCAATACGTGAACAACAATTGACATTGGATCAACTCATCATCGCAGATGCCAAAGTCGTAATCACAAACCTATCGTCCACGGTTACGGATACACTCGTATTTGATCCGATTACGGCGACTTATTACGATCCGGAACACAATTTTTCTATTCAACATAATACAAGCTATAAGCTTGTCGTAGCAGCTCAGATAGACGGCAAAAATTTGAACGCGACCTCGGTAACGAAAGTTCCGCAGCAAGGTTTTTATATCATCGAAGAAAGTTCTCTATTAGACAGTTTGTACTATCGTGAGAGGGATGAAAAAGACAGTATCCGCACATTTACAGTTCGTTTTGAGCGATCCGTCAATGCAGAAACTTATCTTATGTCTATGAATGCCTTAGATGCGGATACTTCTACATACGTTTATTCGCCGGTAAACCCTTATTCCGATCTAAAACCTTCGGATGTTTTGAAAGATCTGGATGATTTTAAATATTCTACCCAATGGAGCTCACTTTTTGAAAACCAACCCGGTCAATCAGAAATGAGCGTATTTTGGTTTTTCCTATCGTTTTACGGGAGATATCAGATGGTCGTGTATGCAGCGGATGAGAATTATTCAGATTTTATCAACACCTACGATCAGGTACAAGATATTGATGGTAACTACGATGAACCGGTGTTTCATATTGACGGAGATGGGATTGGAGTGTTTGGTTCGGCTATTGCTGATACGGTATATTTTAAAGTATTGAAGCCATAA
- a CDS encoding TonB-dependent receptor translates to MLRCITILWIIGYFHSGTVSSQEYGSINGFVYDAANGEAVIGANVFINGTKLGAVTNLNGYYVIPKVPAGIYLLVVQSLGYKDYTQKITVKPGDKLRVNTQIHGEDIQGEEIVVTADSIPTIMKLFEEPISRIELTGTQINQIPQVAESDLLRSLQTLPGILPVSDFSSELYVRGGTPDQNLYLLDGTDVYNPEHAFGLFSTFNTDAIKQVQISKGGFGAEYGGRLSSILNVTNLDGNRKEFEGSAGISLLSAKTTLQMPIGNFGSVSASIRRTYFDKTLGQAIDEIPNYYFYDGNIKAFFELDSRNTLTISTYGGRDVLNFNFNENAEDKSGIDYDWGNKTGSIRWTRVFNPNWFGNFWVTGSVFSSQFHLDEIVDEDNFISDITIKGNIEYHQSKQFIYKLGFEQKTMHGKYQQDFPNGAVDVDAHRYLYTMYGQTNWRPNEDWDIEAGLRYDYFDSPRDYQFIDPRLAAKYRINETTNLKASAGRYHQYVHRIPRTFFASIWTTTDQYQKASEAYHFITGFEKTFDDVYQVEIETYYKKYNSIYTLNRFLVTDMKPSYYDEQGNPIFTNTNGIFNHGNGNSIGLELMLRKDVGAFTGWVGYSLARTEYNVEGKNHGQSFTPRHDRTHTINAVGNLDIRNGIRVIRGLEATKANSRWTLGFNFIYSSGQPITRPGSLYVITPTPDNGNPVIIEYPDDINNYRLPYYARLDVSLTYEKQFKSWSIAPYLQIYNIGNRKNVWFIDYPYEIKEGGTIKPKVKTTSMFPMLPSIGINFTF, encoded by the coding sequence ATGTTACGTTGTATTACTATCTTATGGATAATCGGATATTTTCATTCGGGAACAGTATCATCTCAGGAATATGGTTCGATCAATGGTTTTGTATATGATGCAGCCAATGGGGAGGCTGTGATCGGTGCTAATGTTTTTATCAATGGAACCAAATTAGGCGCCGTAACCAACCTCAACGGATATTATGTTATTCCCAAGGTTCCTGCCGGCATCTATTTATTAGTCGTTCAATCTTTGGGTTACAAAGACTACACGCAAAAGATCACAGTCAAACCCGGTGACAAACTTCGTGTAAATACTCAGATTCATGGCGAAGATATTCAGGGCGAAGAAATAGTGGTTACGGCCGACTCTATACCTACCATTATGAAGTTATTTGAGGAGCCTATTTCACGAATCGAGTTAACCGGTACACAAATCAATCAAATCCCGCAAGTCGCCGAATCGGATCTTTTGAGGTCTTTACAGACCTTGCCCGGTATCCTTCCAGTATCCGACTTTTCATCCGAACTTTATGTTCGAGGGGGGACGCCGGATCAAAATTTATATTTATTGGATGGTACGGATGTATATAACCCGGAACATGCCTTTGGTTTGTTTTCAACCTTTAATACCGATGCGATCAAACAAGTGCAGATTTCAAAAGGCGGGTTCGGTGCAGAATATGGCGGGCGATTATCATCCATACTTAATGTTACAAACCTTGATGGAAACCGAAAAGAATTTGAAGGTAGTGCCGGTATTAGCCTGCTTTCTGCAAAAACGACGCTTCAAATGCCGATTGGTAATTTTGGATCAGTATCCGCTTCCATACGGAGAACATATTTTGACAAAACACTTGGTCAGGCTATTGATGAAATCCCCAACTACTACTTTTATGATGGTAATATCAAAGCCTTTTTTGAACTGGATAGCCGAAACACGCTTACGATAAGCACCTACGGTGGACGGGATGTTCTCAATTTTAATTTTAATGAAAACGCCGAAGATAAGTCGGGTATAGATTATGACTGGGGCAATAAAACCGGCAGCATCCGTTGGACACGGGTATTTAATCCCAATTGGTTTGGCAATTTTTGGGTCACAGGGAGTGTGTTTAGTTCACAATTTCATCTTGATGAGATTGTAGATGAAGACAACTTTATAAGTGATATCACAATAAAGGGGAATATCGAATACCATCAATCCAAACAATTCATATATAAACTGGGTTTCGAGCAAAAAACCATGCACGGGAAATATCAGCAAGATTTTCCCAACGGTGCTGTAGATGTAGATGCGCATCGCTATCTCTATACGATGTATGGCCAGACCAACTGGCGACCCAATGAAGATTGGGATATCGAAGCGGGTCTAAGGTATGATTATTTTGATTCACCCAGAGATTATCAGTTTATAGATCCGCGTTTGGCGGCTAAATATCGTATTAATGAAACGACGAACCTCAAAGCGTCGGCCGGTCGTTATCATCAGTACGTGCATCGCATACCGAGAACTTTTTTTGCCAGTATATGGACGACCACCGATCAATATCAAAAAGCATCGGAGGCATACCACTTTATAACCGGGTTTGAAAAAACATTTGACGATGTTTATCAGGTTGAAATAGAGACCTATTATAAAAAATATAATAGTATTTATACGCTTAACCGTTTTCTGGTGACGGATATGAAGCCGTCTTATTATGATGAACAAGGCAACCCTATTTTTACGAATACCAACGGTATTTTTAATCACGGAAACGGTAATTCGATCGGGCTTGAATTGATGCTTAGAAAAGACGTCGGTGCTTTCACTGGATGGGTGGGGTATTCGCTGGCCAGAACGGAATATAATGTGGAAGGAAAAAATCACGGTCAGTCTTTTACACCACGACATGACCGTACACATACGATCAATGCGGTTGGAAACTTAGACATTCGTAACGGTATTAGAGTGATCCGGGGTCTTGAGGCTACCAAAGCAAACAGTCGGTGGACTCTCGGTTTTAATTTTATTTATTCGTCCGGGCAACCTATAACCCGCCCAGGCTCGCTTTATGTCATAACCCCGACGCCGGACAACGGTAATCCTGTTATTATTGAATATCCGGATGATATAAATAATTACCGTTTGCCCTATTATGCACGTTTGGACGTGAGTTTGACCTATGAAAAACAGTTTAAATCGTGGTCTATCGCTCCGTATTTGCAAATTTATAACATCGGAAACCGAAAAAATGTTTGGTTTATAGACTATCCTTATGAAATAAAAGAGGGCGGCACGATAAAACCAAAAGTAAAAACAACCTCCATGTTTCCCATGCTTCCCAGCATCGGTATCAATTTTACATTTTAA
- the fusA gene encoding elongation factor G has protein sequence MKTFTPDKIRNICLASHSGTGKTTLAEAMLFVSGTKKRFGSVDEGSTSSDFHPDEIERKFSINTSLMHCEWKGHKINILDTPGYADFRGEVRSAMRVADMVIIPIRATAMLDVGAEVAWNYAEEHNLPVIFCVNELDKENSNFDQTFDVLMERFGDGRHIVEVGFPIGEGRPDFNKIFDIISMKLLKFELDKTGNYEALDVPSEFKERLNKLHEILIEDAAESEEEFMEDFFATGTLTDEEFKKGLREGIQGRKIVPVFCTDGINSVGIKPLLDFIVDYCPSPADMPSANGRTNTNAQEQRPNKSDAPFSALVFKTISENHVGELSLFRVYSGTVKSGDDVLNASKNVTERIGQVFLLNGKEREDAGQVGAGDIAALVKLKDTHTNNTLCDKSKPIVYGEIAFPDPVITFGIVPKGKADETKISQGLHTLHEEDPAFLYTYDVETQQSTVSGQGEMHLTIITRRLKERFGVEVDLVDPKIPYKETIRGAVKDAEFKHKKQSGGRGQYGHVHIKLSPKQRGSGFEFIDEVVGGVVPGRFIPAVEKGVVEAMTGGVVAGYPVVDVAVTLYDGSYHDVDSDELSFKIAGAQAFRKGFKEGHPIILEPIYEVEITIPEEYLGAIMGDISSRRGQILGMEADGHFQIVKAQLPLAEILKYATILRSMTSGRGMFRKKFDHYAEVPHEQAAKLMKEYEERKAAGNG, from the coding sequence ATGAAGACCTTCACGCCTGATAAGATTCGTAATATTTGTTTGGCATCTCACAGCGGCACAGGTAAAACGACGTTGGCTGAAGCAATGTTGTTTGTATCGGGCACCAAAAAACGATTTGGTAGTGTGGATGAGGGCTCGACATCCAGTGATTTTCACCCGGATGAAATCGAACGTAAATTTTCTATCAATACGTCTTTAATGCATTGCGAATGGAAAGGTCATAAGATTAATATTCTAGATACGCCGGGTTATGCTGATTTTCGAGGTGAAGTGCGATCGGCTATGCGTGTTGCCGACATGGTGATTATACCTATACGTGCGACGGCCATGCTGGACGTCGGTGCAGAAGTCGCATGGAACTATGCTGAAGAACATAACCTGCCTGTGATTTTTTGTGTAAACGAACTGGATAAAGAAAATTCCAATTTTGATCAGACTTTTGATGTTTTGATGGAACGTTTCGGTGACGGGCGGCATATTGTAGAGGTTGGTTTTCCTATCGGCGAGGGACGTCCTGATTTTAATAAAATTTTTGACATCATCAGCATGAAGTTGCTGAAATTTGAATTGGATAAAACCGGTAATTATGAAGCTCTGGATGTTCCGAGCGAATTCAAAGAACGATTAAATAAACTGCATGAAATTCTTATCGAAGATGCGGCCGAGAGTGAAGAAGAATTTATGGAGGATTTTTTTGCAACCGGGACGCTGACAGACGAAGAGTTCAAAAAAGGATTACGCGAAGGTATTCAGGGCAGAAAAATCGTTCCTGTATTTTGTACTGATGGCATTAATTCAGTTGGTATCAAACCGTTATTGGATTTTATAGTGGATTATTGCCCTTCTCCGGCAGACATGCCTTCCGCTAACGGTCGCACCAATACCAATGCTCAGGAGCAACGTCCTAATAAATCAGATGCTCCTTTTTCAGCGTTAGTTTTTAAAACAATTAGTGAAAACCATGTCGGTGAACTTTCTCTTTTCCGTGTATATTCCGGTACGGTCAAGTCGGGTGACGATGTACTCAATGCCAGTAAAAATGTAACTGAACGCATCGGGCAAGTTTTTTTACTAAACGGAAAAGAGCGTGAAGACGCCGGACAGGTGGGTGCGGGCGATATAGCTGCGCTTGTAAAACTGAAAGATACCCATACCAATAATACGTTGTGTGATAAGTCCAAACCTATCGTTTACGGAGAAATTGCATTTCCGGATCCGGTAATTACTTTTGGTATTGTGCCAAAAGGTAAAGCCGATGAAACCAAAATAAGTCAGGGTTTACATACACTTCACGAAGAAGACCCGGCATTTCTTTATACCTACGACGTTGAAACGCAACAAAGTACGGTCAGTGGCCAAGGCGAAATGCATTTGACGATCATTACCCGACGATTGAAAGAACGTTTTGGTGTCGAGGTGGATTTGGTTGACCCGAAGATTCCTTATAAAGAAACCATTCGGGGGGCAGTCAAAGACGCTGAATTTAAACATAAAAAACAATCCGGTGGTCGCGGCCAATACGGGCATGTACATATCAAACTTTCACCCAAACAACGCGGTAGCGGGTTTGAGTTTATTGATGAAGTGGTTGGTGGTGTTGTGCCGGGGCGTTTTATCCCGGCGGTAGAAAAAGGTGTGGTCGAAGCAATGACCGGAGGTGTCGTGGCGGGTTACCCGGTCGTGGATGTAGCGGTTACTTTGTATGATGGTTCATATCACGATGTAGATTCTGATGAACTTTCCTTCAAAATTGCAGGTGCTCAAGCATTTAGAAAGGGTTTCAAAGAAGGTCATCCGATTATTTTAGAGCCGATATATGAGGTGGAGATAACCATTCCTGAAGAATATCTTGGTGCGATTATGGGTGACATTTCTTCACGTAGGGGGCAAATTTTGGGAATGGAAGCTGACGGCCACTTCCAGATCGTCAAAGCGCAATTACCTTTAGCAGAAATCCTTAAATATGCGACAATATTGCGCTCTATGACTAGTGGTCGTGGTATGTTCCGTAAAAAATTTGACCATTACGCCGAAGTTCCTCATGAACAGGCCGCTAAACTTATGAAAGAGTATGAGGAACGTAAAGCAGCCGGAAACGGGTAA
- a CDS encoding DUF4386 domain-containing protein, producing the protein MSTARLAGFLYLAVVLTGMFSLAYVPSVLIDWNNASVTYNNIKSAETLFRLGIVAGIICYTAFVLLPFVLYKLLSQVNQTFAVGMVVLSTVSAPFSLVNLLYKVNVLTLIANSANLSGSDLEKTQDQIMLLLSYYGNGIQIVSIFWGLWLFPFGYLVFKSGFLPKILGVFLMAGCFGYLINFTGRFLYPNYPSLGIGGYVSLPATIGEIGICLWLLIGGIKTQTASE; encoded by the coding sequence ATGAGTACAGCACGCTTGGCCGGATTTTTATATTTAGCGGTAGTGTTGACGGGAATGTTTTCCTTAGCATATGTGCCCTCTGTACTCATTGATTGGAATAATGCCTCGGTTACTTATAACAATATAAAAAGCGCAGAAACGCTATTTCGGTTAGGTATTGTGGCCGGAATAATATGCTACACAGCTTTTGTATTGTTACCGTTTGTACTCTATAAACTACTGAGCCAAGTAAATCAAACATTTGCCGTTGGTATGGTGGTGTTATCTACGGTAAGCGCCCCCTTTTCTCTCGTAAATCTTTTGTATAAGGTCAACGTCTTAACCCTGATTGCAAATTCAGCAAATTTATCCGGCTCTGATCTGGAAAAAACGCAAGACCAGATTATGTTACTGCTTAGCTACTATGGTAACGGAATACAAATCGTTTCTATCTTTTGGGGATTATGGCTTTTTCCATTTGGGTATTTGGTTTTTAAGTCCGGTTTTCTTCCGAAAATCCTTGGTGTTTTTCTAATGGCGGGTTGTTTTGGATACCTTATCAATTTTACTGGCCGCTTTCTGTATCCAAATTATCCCAGTTTGGGAATTGGCGGATATGTTTCACTTCCGGCGACTATCGGAGAGATAGGAATATGCCTTTGGTTGTTGATTGGCGGGATCAAAACGCAAACAGCATCAGAATGA
- a CDS encoding ROK family protein has product MISLNDRLLHEDKPRRYAVGLDLGGTNLKYGIVSDRGEVIYQNVIPVFADHGRDHILQTMVDAAYECVMFGRKESFEVEGIGVGCPGTIDSDRGISLGPTPHLPDWENAPIAEYISQKMNLPVFADNDANFMAFGEAMLGEGKHYKLVVGITLGTGVGGGIIINGNIFHGSSYNGAELGHTIVEAHGRPCGCGNQGCLEQYAGGKYIVKEALSAIARGDKSVLSSVENITPKTIFDFAQKNDPLCLNIVEQMVFYLGAGLSSIVHVLNPDIIIIGGGLSEAGDVFVSRIHNEVIKRVMKPIKPKLQIVRAKLGNTAGLLGAGYYVLYKNRSK; this is encoded by the coding sequence ATGATTTCGCTCAATGACCGATTGTTACATGAAGACAAACCGCGCCGCTATGCGGTAGGTTTGGACTTAGGTGGCACCAACCTAAAATATGGCATCGTCTCCGATCGCGGCGAGGTCATCTATCAAAATGTAATACCTGTATTTGCCGATCACGGACGCGACCATATACTGCAAACCATGGTGGATGCGGCTTATGAATGTGTGATGTTCGGTAGGAAAGAATCATTTGAAGTCGAAGGAATTGGAGTGGGATGTCCTGGAACTATTGACAGCGACCGGGGGATTTCGCTTGGACCCACTCCGCATCTCCCCGATTGGGAAAATGCACCGATTGCTGAATATATTTCACAAAAAATGAACCTTCCTGTTTTTGCTGATAATGATGCCAATTTTATGGCATTCGGCGAAGCGATGCTTGGAGAGGGAAAACACTATAAATTGGTCGTAGGTATTACGTTAGGAACGGGTGTTGGCGGTGGAATTATCATAAACGGAAATATATTTCACGGCTCCTCATACAATGGTGCAGAATTGGGTCATACGATCGTCGAAGCACACGGCCGCCCATGTGGTTGCGGTAACCAAGGATGTTTGGAGCAATATGCAGGCGGTAAATATATCGTGAAAGAGGCTTTATCTGCTATTGCTCGTGGCGATAAGTCCGTGCTCTCCTCGGTAGAAAATATTACCCCGAAGACTATTTTTGATTTTGCTCAAAAGAACGACCCGCTTTGCCTAAACATTGTAGAACAAATGGTTTTTTATCTCGGAGCCGGGTTGTCGAGCATAGTTCATGTTCTCAACCCCGATATAATTATCATCGGCGGAGGTCTATCGGAAGCCGGCGATGTGTTTGTAAGCCGTATTCATAATGAAGTCATCAAAAGAGTTATGAAACCTATTAAGCCAAAGCTACAAATAGTACGGGCAAAGTTAGGAAATACAGCCGGTTTATTGGGCGCAGGATATTATGTGTTATATAAAAATCGCTCCAAGTAA
- a CDS encoding FAD-dependent monooxygenase — MGNNITIVGAGLAGSLLSVYLAKRGYTVDLYERRPDMRQVKISAGRSINLALSTRGIHALKEVGLFDEINKILIPMKGRMMHGTDGAQTFVPYGKDDTEVINSVSRGELNMRLMSLAESFPGVKIHFNQRCTGMNFETGEVFFTNESNGEKHSILSERVIGTDGSASALRSDMMRLNRFNYSQSYLEHAYKELTIPPSKDGSFRLEKNALHIWPRKTFMLIALPNTDASFTCTLFLSLEGPESFSTLDTPEKVTLFFKKYFPDALEQMPDLTDHFFENPTSSLMTVKSFPWSYEDKVVLLGDASHAIVPFFGQGMNCSFEDCSELNRFIGTYPGDWKKIFKEFEKSRKPNSDAIANLAVENFYEMRDLVADPRFLLKKKVEHILEEKFPDYFVPKYAMVTFHRIPYSVAMERGKIQDIILGEITTGIHDPHHIDIAIAEHLIKTRLTPWSDVIRL; from the coding sequence ATGGGCAACAACATTACCATCGTCGGCGCCGGATTAGCGGGCTCACTATTATCGGTTTACCTAGCGAAGCGGGGTTATACTGTAGATCTATACGAACGGCGACCTGATATGCGTCAAGTCAAAATAAGCGCCGGGCGTTCCATCAATCTCGCTTTATCTACACGAGGTATTCACGCGCTTAAAGAAGTCGGATTATTTGATGAAATCAATAAAATATTAATTCCGATGAAAGGACGAATGATGCATGGTACCGATGGTGCACAAACCTTTGTGCCCTATGGTAAAGATGATACGGAAGTGATCAATTCCGTATCACGAGGCGAACTCAATATGCGATTGATGTCTTTGGCGGAATCGTTTCCCGGCGTGAAAATCCATTTTAATCAGCGTTGCACGGGGATGAATTTTGAAACAGGCGAAGTTTTTTTTACTAATGAATCCAACGGTGAAAAACACAGTATTCTGTCAGAACGTGTTATCGGCACCGATGGATCTGCCTCTGCGCTTCGGTCTGATATGATGCGTTTAAATAGATTTAATTATTCTCAATCCTATCTTGAGCATGCCTACAAAGAGCTAACTATACCTCCATCTAAAGACGGTTCGTTTCGACTTGAGAAAAACGCCTTGCATATTTGGCCACGCAAAACGTTTATGCTTATAGCTTTACCCAATACGGATGCGAGTTTTACATGTACTTTGTTTTTATCGCTGGAAGGGCCGGAAAGTTTTTCAACTTTGGATACACCCGAAAAAGTGACTTTGTTTTTTAAGAAATATTTTCCCGATGCATTAGAGCAAATGCCGGATTTAACGGATCACTTTTTTGAAAACCCGACCAGTTCTCTGATGACGGTCAAAAGTTTCCCGTGGAGCTATGAAGATAAAGTCGTACTTCTGGGTGACGCGTCGCATGCGATTGTTCCTTTTTTTGGTCAAGGGATGAATTGTTCTTTCGAGGACTGTTCTGAACTAAATCGTTTTATAGGCACTTACCCAGGAGATTGGAAAAAGATTTTCAAAGAATTTGAAAAATCGCGCAAACCAAATTCCGATGCGATCGCCAATCTTGCAGTCGAGAATTTTTATGAGATGCGTGACTTGGTCGCTGACCCTCGGTTTTTATTGAAGAAAAAAGTTGAACATATATTAGAGGAAAAATTTCCGGACTATTTTGTTCCTAAATATGCAATGGTTACGTTTCACCGTATTCCGTATTCTGTTGCTATGGAACGAGGAAAAATTCAAGATATTATTTTGGGTGAAATAACTACCGGCATCCATGATCCTCATCATATTGATATCGCCATTGCAGAACATTTGATCAAAACACGATTAACTCCTTGGTCGGATGTAATTAGGCTCTAG